A stretch of DNA from Cannabis sativa cultivar Pink pepper isolate KNU-18-1 chromosome X, ASM2916894v1, whole genome shotgun sequence:
ATgtagctcccggagaaggcatatggaaccccatatgctcccggaggctcgaagtaacgttaaggcatctccgtgacgtgtcaggtttctcctgagcaatcaagtcgcatttaatgccgcatgggaggaagcgtgttgggactgctacacgcaataaagtctgacggcacaacctccaaccagcagctacaaagtaacgatcatttaagtctagcgacagctacactgtgaagagtcacatcagtcaaaagacaataaggacattccacataaaaacactacaacacctagggatttgaccatgcattacccatggtatattcattgggaatgcccaactttatggatacttacagatacatttgtaaggataattctggggatcaccccaccaaaaatactataaatcccccctcaaagctcattaaatgggatcgagaatcttgggctgcatatgagcaagtagagtaaatactcaccaagaacattctctgtatttataagagtgaaacactccccaaatacattctctgtattaaagacatccataaataacaaagactcgtggactaaggctcattaacgccccaaccacgtaaaaatccttctctaattttcttacagctctctaactttataatattttattagttgccgaaaacctcggtcaacacatactaaaatagataataaacatttattttttaataaaaaaatatttaacttgtttatttttaaaaaactatttaattaattttacgaaattgtttattttgagttttaataaacatatttttttatttaatgattaaaatgtatggtttcatgtaataagtttttaaaatatataagttttcaaaataatttttttttgcacattttttgtaattatattgtttttgttgtacatttatgaaaaagcCCAAGAAAAAAAGTTTCTAAGTATCAATAGTAAAAGGGGAGTTATATTTACACCCCACAAAATTCTAACTACACCCCAaaattataattacatatttaacctttaataaaatgactaaaatagatatttttaatttctttattttattttttataagtaCACCCCACCACTCAAATTttgacaaaattatatatataggcaGCCGATTTTGTGCCCATATGTGCAAAACACGGATTGCATTCCGTGTACGGCAGGTAGGTCCCACGTTagaatagtatttttttaaattatttaattaagttggcAACCGGTTATTCTAGGTTTGTTAACCCGTTGTAcagttgtttttttaattaaaaaatagaaaggTACAAATAAATTACTGTTCACGTTAGTTGAAgtaaaaaaaagtacaaaagGTTTACTGTTCGTGGCAGTTAATTGTACAAATATAATGTAGGCAGTGGGTCCATGTTGTCGGAGTGgggttattttggtattttacatCATGTATGTAATTTTGGAATTGTAGTTGAGTACAAAatatcacgtaccgagtacaTTAATTATTTATGCATGCTGTTTAGTAAAATTAGTGTACAAAATATCACGTGCCGAGACAAAATATCAAGTACAGAGTACGTTCATTTTTGTTTCGGAGTACATTGTTAAGaataatttgttataaattatgaaattatgtgtTGGTATATATTGAGTTTTAAGTTGgcgtattatttttatttttattattgtgtataaaaaaaaattaattactatgGAAATTTTGACCTTATAAGATTAAATTTTCTTgggtaaaataatatttttgttcattaattataattttgagaTTTGTTGAGATAAATACCTTAAACACGGCAAACATAACATGAAGTATATAAATCTAGAATTTTTGAAGTAATAATTAGAGTCATAAACCTTAAAACATCAATGGTTAAAAGTAGccagttatatatatgaatgaccATAGTATGATTCTTGTGTGGAGGAAGGCGGTTCCAGGAAATACGCGTTGGAGTGTTCATTGAATGAGTCAGTTGTTGGTTGATTGTGTGCAGACTGTTACTCCTGAGATCCAGTATTCTGTTGACGATTTGGGCACCGTCGATAATCATGGCCTGATGAGCGACAAATGCGACaatgtcttgagtttcttgggaTCTGCTCCCCGTTCGGTCCTTCCCTTGTATTTCTCGTACCCTTTGTTCTCACAACTTCAGGGTCTTTAATAATGTTGGGGTTGTTACGATATCTTCCAGGTTGTGGCGTCTCTCCTTCTGGATTGGAACTCATCTCAAATTCTTCCTTGAACATTAGAGTTAGCCGTTCAATCTCTTCCTTTGCACACGTGTACGAATCCTCTGTTTTTGCTGCATAGAAAGTGAAGTTATAAGTTAATGAACTGAGAGATCCAAACCTAGCCATCTCATAAATGTGCTGTTGTTCTTGTGCCGGGGGGTTAaaatgtaggtggagatttgTCTTCGCGGATTTACTCCATCGCTTCATGAGAAGAGTATTAGGTATTCTTCTCATGTTTAATCTTTTCATTGTAGCCCATAAATGTCTACAAGGGTACCCCTGACTTTCATATAGCATGCAGCTACAGTGTAGTGCTCGTTGGCCTTCACAGTAATGAACTCGGTATTGGACTTCCGGATGCTGAAACTTTCCAATGGTGTATATCTGCCACTCTCCTTCTTGCTCCTGACTTATGACAAAATAATTATTCTCTAAATCAAGCTGCTCAGCAACCTTGTGGTACATAGttcttgtgtagaattcagCACATTGGTTGTAGTACGTGGTCAAGCATGTAGGATTAGGTGGGTGAGGTCGAGTGCATCTGCTTTTGAAGTCATTTGCAGTCTCGTTGTGTCTGAGCTTTGAGACTGTCATATCTATGGTTGTTACAAATTCACGCAAGCAATAATTCTTCTCTAAAAAATTTTTTAGGGCTGAGTTGATTGATTCGCAATGTTGTGTGGTTCTCATTCCTGCAACGAATGAACCCCTTAAATAAGTTTCTGCCCACTGTTTTCTTGTGTCGAATGTTGTTTGGCACCATTCATTATCTGTTAGTTGTTGGGTTTCGACGACGTCTAACCATCTTGCTTCAAAATCCTCCTCCTCGTAGTAGTTGTACATTAGATCTTTAAATCTTTTCAAGAAGATCGGATCTTTAACCTTTTTGGAAGCATTTGTATTGAGATGCCAAGCACATAGACGGTGTGTAACATCAGGCATGTGTTCCATGATGGCCTGTTTCATGGCCACATCTTGGTCAGTAACTACAACATTTGGCTTCTTATCTCCATGGCATTCGAGAAATTTTTGAAGTAGCCAACAATAGGATGGAAGCTTCTCGTGGAGGAGGAGAGCGAACCCGAAGATGCATGTGTTGAAATGGTGGTTTACGCCAATGAGAACAGTGAGAGGCTTATTGTACTCATTTGTCATGTAGGTGGTATCAAACCCTAGTACATCCCCAAAAGCCACATAGTCGACACGTGAGTTTCCATCTGCCCAAAATAAGTTAGCCAATCGATTCTCCTCGTCCACCTGATATACAACGAAGAAATTTAGATCCCTCTCTGCGAGACAATATAGAAATCCCAACGCTCCTTCCGAGTCCGAGTCCGTCTCTGCCTTTTCTTCTTGCTTGGCACCAGCAACCCTGTTGTAGACATCTCGAAGTTGACATGGCATTCTCTCGTAACctccactttgcaaagcaacatGAGACATTATGTTGGCAGTTTTAATTCCAACGGAGTTCATCGACCTAACTTGGGCAAGCAAGCCATCGGACACTACTCGGTATGATCTCAAAAATTGTACCTCACTTGATGAAGCGAGTTCGTGATTGTGTATTGTGCTGAACTCTTTGCATTTCCAAGTGTTAGACGGTTGTGTGAGTAAAATACGTAATGCTGCCTGACATCCGGTTCTAGTGACATCATGAGGtctcttttttctttgtctTTTCGTTATTGTGATTCTTTTGTAACCCTCGGAACAACAAACCCACCTGCGCATTACAATGACTCCGTGAGAACGTCGTACATCATCTTTTCTTGTGTCGAAAACCATCCGTTTCGCGTACATTTCGTAGAATGCTTCCCATTTTCCCAGTTTGTCGAGACTCTTGCCTAGGACGTCACATATTTGAATCTCATTCACTGGTTTTGTGATGTTTAGCTCTGCTGTTATGCTTTCCCATTCGTAGGTTTATTCCTCATTCATGTTCTCTGCTTGAGACTCGGCCTCCATATTGTATCTGTTTGAATTAACAGTTTAAATGATAAAGTTACTAGTTAAGGAATGGTTGTcgagaaagataaaaaaaaggACTTACTGATAAGTAACTAATTGTTCCTTCGACGTTAATGTACTGGAGTACAGTTACAGTGTTCGATTGTTATTGATATCCAAGAATTAGAGATGAAGAGTAAGGGAAAGATAGTGGCGAGTCGAGTGAAATTAGATTTTATGAGATTGAATGCCTCAGATTGTAGAGTAATATGGGTTGGTGATAACATTTAAGTGtgttgggctgatattaatgggcctTTGAAAAATTGGAAACTCTATTCCACTGTCTTCGTACTTTTGAACAGTGAAATAGTACAATTACATTTActtttgaataaattaattggaaaataagGTTATTGTATGAGTTTTGGGTTTAGAAATTTTGTTGAGTTGTATGGGTTGGTGGTAACATTTAAAATTGTTGGGCTTATATGAATGGGCCTTCACCAACCTTTTTTAATGAAGTAAACCACTTCGTACGTCAGGGAATAAGTAAtagtacatttttttatttgtggAAAATAAAGATTGAAAAGTaaggatctttttttttttttggttgaagtGATGACATTTTTTAGTAGAATGGGTAGTTTCTCCCATTTATATATGTTGGGCTAATATTAATGGGCGCTTCACCTACATCTTCTTATGAATTAAACCATCGTGGTACGTTAGAACAGTACCGTAGGACATTAGGTTTTTTGGAAAAACGGGATTGATGAATAATGTTGACATTTGACCATACTACGTACGCCTACACGTGTATTTAATTGTGTAATTCAGAGATTTAACCACCCCTGTTTTGACACATCAGATGTGCCCAATGGAGTACATCCCAATGGAGTACAGCTAACTAAAAACATACTATAGGGTTATTCTCCACGACTTATATAACACACTTGAGACGTTTTCCAATCCAGCATCAAGTTTATAGATAAATTAACTTGTAATTTAGTTATTAGCATTACATATATCAAGTATGAGTTCAGGTCCACACTGGGTTATTTTCAATGGACCAAATGAAGGTATCTATAGTAGGTACGAGGATGCTGTAAGCAAAAACACTACTTCTGATGCGTCCATAAAAATGATTCGTTATGAATCTTTCATAGAAGCtttcataaaaatatacatatattttaaattttatttgttatacaatttgtgtgagaataaatattcatttatttctactaatagtgaatagagactattgcttagaatagtattgatagatttctaaacatagttgaaattatagtaagtaaattatggtgtttttacgaattaggataattactcaattaaagcccaatatgaaagtctattagagttttatagattatttagtgggttcaatctattgtatgaagtgcattaaataacattataatggaattaatgtcacaaaaattcgtaggttttgataaattcgcaggattaaaaactgttttactaaaatgatcatatctagagttttagagctccgattgaggtgattccagtggcgttggaaagataattcaaaggtctataaattttgtagaaatagttatatcataattcggaatttttctaggagaaaactgagcctaaagttacgaaataaagggcttacttttaaaatttaaaaatttagatatttgttgatttaataatattttagcattttattatatattattatttttagttaacctaaacctatcagaatgcgatatctcataatctttttatcaaaccctaaactatcatagttttattttttctctccaaaccaattagtcaaagcctcattcttcttcatgtttgctcctctcaaaccttccacaattcttcttattttctaccttcattcttaaagttttggatttataatcaaggcttgcgggcttgagacatcgaatagaaatatgtgaagaggtatgaaatattttcttgctcaataatgctaaatgttatctagggttcggatctattatatttttttcgttttcagaaaaacaagtttcagtaaagtgatgatatctctcttgatattgatccgtttttagagattttttatatcgttggaaagcttatttgatttcccataagttttatgaagaaactttttgttaattcgaagtcatactatgtcaaaaaattagttttattcaatatcatgtgattcgtttcttgaatcttgttcttgcaaaactgttttggtaaaattgtaatatctctttgaatataattccaatttcaaagattttggtatcattggaaaggtaatttaattttctaaaacttttatgaagatgttatcttctagttctgaaccattcaatgtcaaaagtttatatttttgctaagttgtgtaattcgttactccatatttcttctcagaaatagtttcattaaaacaatcataactccctcagttttaatccatttttaatgatctttatatcattggaaagataatgaaattttctataatttttatgaagacaactttcactgaattagtatatttgttggtcaaaaatagtgatctttctgctgtactgtaagagtacgaattttaatgttagggccttgaaccatgtgttgttataggtagtagtgacgagataacaagtcttaagcagtgggatttgaggatcttgtcctcaaaaagaaatttattgaggtgcttggagtagcaagaaggtgttcttaacaactgaggtaagaagagtggacatttgtgcacagggtgtatgttgaaacatacaactgtattatgggtttgtatttacatgttttatggtagattgttgttttatgctaatgttattagtgtgtgatagtgataaggcttttgactgtttgtgtgatgATAGCACCtataggataggttttctgctgctggtgtgagcatagcactgcaggatatatttttggctgcttgtatggatttacttgcaggttatcctttcatgggtgagtacaacttgtgaaaaggaattgccctattggatgccgagtgtgagaataacacaaggcagggtaagttacacttcatgtctgatcaacatgagtgggagtagattatcgtatgtgaggacaatgtgcgataagatactatgtgttatgtgtgtgagt
This window harbors:
- the LOC115720310 gene encoding protein FAR1-RELATED SEQUENCE 5-like, with the protein product MYAKRMVFDTRKDDVRRSHGVIVMRRWVCCSEGYKRITITKRQRKKRPHDVTRTGCQAALRILLTQPSNTWKCKEFSTIHNHELASSSEVQFLRSYRVVSDGLLAQVRSMNSVGIKTANIMSHVALQSGGYERMPCQLRDVYNRVAGAKQEEKAETDSDSEGALGFLYCLAERDLNFFVVYQVDEENRLANLFWADGNSRVDYVAFGDVLGFDTTYMTNEYNKPLTVLIGVNHHFNTCIFGFALLLHEKLPSYCWLLQKFLECHGDKKPNVVVTDQDVAMKQAIMEHMPDVTHRLCAWHLNTNASKKVKDPIFLKRFKDLMYNYYEEEDFEARWLDVVETQQLTDNEWCQTTFDTRKQWAETYLRGSFVAGMRTTQHCESINSALKNFLEKNYCLREFVTTIDMTVSKLRHNETANDFKSRCTRPHPPNPTCLTTYYNQCAEFYTRTMYHKVAEQLDLENNYFVISQEQEGEWQIYTIGKFQHPEVQYRVHYCEGQRALHCSCMLYESQGYPCRHLWATMKRLNMRRIPNTLLMKRWSKSAKTNLHLHFNPPAQEQQHIYEMARFGSLSSLTYNFTFYAAKTEDSYTCAKEEIERLTLMFKEEFEMSSNPEGETPQPGRYRNNPNIIKDPEVVRTKGTRNTREGPNGEQIPRNSRHCRICRSSGHDYRRCPNRQQNTGSQE